A single Lactuca sativa cultivar Salinas chromosome 8, Lsat_Salinas_v11, whole genome shotgun sequence DNA region contains:
- the LOC111911254 gene encoding uncharacterized protein LOC111911254: MLGAGLQFGRSRGGEDRFYNPAKARRNRQNQDNLRRAQSDVTPTQSTASSGTEEPENRAVKPSKPIPLEPPMLSSLCNLERFLESITPFVPAQYPSKRDVRGWRTQDECQPYFVLGDLWESFKEWSAYGAGVPLILNDSDSVVQYYVPYLSGIQLYSDPLKSSTKSRQHIEESDVESFRDSSSDVSSDYEQPERGSLPKNEISELSLNYQQNLALQEGFSSDDNESPTPQNRLSFEYLERNQPWGREPLTDKILDLARKFPELKNMKSCDLLPSSWLSVAWYPIYRIPMGPTLKDLDACFLTFHNLHTPMTGNECGETDGFPKMSLPVFGLASYKLKAPLWINNEQLLLTSLLQKADTWLASLHVNHPDFLFFSRR, translated from the exons ATGTTGGGAGCTGGATTGCAGTTTGGAAGGAGTCGTGGCGGAGAGGATAGGTTTTACAATCCGGCGAAAGCAAGAAGGAATCGTCAAAACCAGGATAATCTCCGTCGAGCTCAAAGTGACGTCACTCCAACCCAATCCACGGCGTCGTCCGGCACCGAGGAGCCTGAGAACCGAGCTGTAAAGCCATCGAAGCCGATACCATTAGAACCTCCGATGCTTTCATCGTTGTGTAACCTGGAACGGTTTTTGGAATCGATTACACCTTTTGTTCCTGCTCAGTATCCCTCCAAG AGAGATGTGAGAGGGTGGAGGACACAAGACGAATGTCAACCATACTttgttcttggtgatttgtggGAATCTTTTAAGGAATGGAGTGCTTATGGGGCTGGAGTTCCTTTGATATTGAATGACAGTGATAGTGTGGTCCAATACTACGTGCCTTATTTGTCTGGAATTCAATTATACAGCGACCCTTTGAAATCTTCAACAAAATCAAG GCAACACATTGAGGAAAGTGATGTTGAATCTTTTAGGGATTCAAGTAGTGATGTAAGTAGTGATTATGAACAACCCGAAAGAGGGTCTCTCCCAAAAAATGAAATTTCTGAATTATCATTAAATTATCAACAAAATCTTGCACTTCAAGAAGGTTTTTCTAGTGATGATAATGAATCTCCAACACCTCAAAATCGCCTCTCCTTTGAATACCTTGAACGCAATCAACCATGGGGTCGTGAGCCTTTGACCGATAAG ATTCTTGATCTTGCACGTAAATTCCCCGaattgaaaaacatgaaaagTTGCGATTTGTTACCTTCTAGTTGGTTATCGGTTGCATG GTACCCAATTTATAGAATTCCAATGGGGCCCACATTGAAAGATCTCGATGCTTGTTTTCTAACTTTTCATAATCTCCATACACCCATGACAG GAAACGAGTGTGGGGAAACAGATGGTTTTCCAAAAATGTCCCTACCAGTGTTTGGTTTAGCTTCATACAAGTTAAAAGCACCATTGTGGATCAACAATGAACAGCTGTTATTGACTTCTCTTTTACAGAAAGCTGACACGTGGCTAGCTAGCCTTCATGTCAATCACCcagattttcttttcttttcccgtagatga
- the LOC111911193 gene encoding uncharacterized protein LOC111911193 produces MDTYRKGKIVVNYFLNHTHALAIFRDNSQLELLKVAKTRFASHYILLKRLWDCRESLATTIVLNSWREWLKNCDENTRQSGLLVVDTIKNEAFWDDVESVLAVTKPIYLMVKFCDGEGSKMGEIYEKMDNMLGEIKDVMMNHRYAEYYPRVEKIILARWEKMTIPLHCLGFALSPRFYDKNYLDEMAPGGVHKKAPNLDKEVMVGVMESFKRIAESGEEERLLREQFTTFHMKKGLYALAAAHMDAVTMDAIDWWPSYGSETPELAVLAKKVLSQPISSSSAERNWSTYSYIHNVKRNRLNSKRADKLVFIHSNIRLQSRFSESYTSGPHKKWDVNPESTNLEESSIRVEEMKWENLEDVERVADDGNEKRQRKE; encoded by the coding sequence ATGGACACATATAGGAAAGGGAAAATAGTTGTTAACTATTTTCTTAATCACACCCATGCATTGGCTATTTTTAGAGATAATTCACAATTGGAATTATTAAAAGTAGCCAAAACAAGATTTGCATCTCATTATATTTTGCTGAAAAGGTTATGGGATTGTAGAGAGTCTCTTGCTACTACAATTGTTCTTAATTCATGGAGAGAATGGCTGAAAAATTGTGATGAAAACACTAGGCAGAGTGGATTATTAGTTGTTGATACAATTAAAAATGAAGCCTTTTGGGATGATGTGGAAAGTGTCCTTGCTGTTACAAAACCAATATACTTGATGGTTAAATTTTGTGATGGTGAGGGATCCAAGATGGGAGAAATTTACGAGAAAATGGATAACATGCTAGGAGAGATTAAGGATGTCATGATGAATCATCGTTATGCTGAGTATTACCCTCGAGTGGAGAAGATTATACTAGCAAGGTGGGAGAAGATGACAATCCCTTTGCATTGTTTAGGATTTGCATTATCTCCAAGATTTTATGATAAAAATTATCTTGATGAGATGGCACCAGGTGGAGTTCATAAGAAAGCTCCAAATCTTGATAAGGAGGTTATGGTTGGTGTAATGGAATCTTTTAAGAGGATCGCGGAAAGTGGAGAAGAGGAGCGTCTTCTACGTGAGCAATTCACTACTTTTCACATGAAAAAAGGCCTTTATGCATTGGCAGCAGCTCACATGGATGCAGTGACCATGGATGCTATTGATTGGTGGCCAAGTTACGGGTCAGAAACGCCCGAACTTGCTGTTTTAGCAAAGAAAGTTTTATCACAGCCTATTAGTAGTTCATCAGCCGAGAGAAACTGGAGTACGTACTCTTACATACATAATGTCAAGAGAAACCGATTGAACTCCAAAAGGGCTGATAAATTGGTGTTTATACATTCAAATATTCGTCTCCAATCAAGATTCTCCGAAAGTTACACATCCGGGCCACACAAGAAGTGGGATGTAAATCCCGAAAGCACTAACTTGGAAGAGTCAAGTATAAGAGTTGAAGAAATGAAGTGGGAAAATCTAGAAGATGTTGAGAGAGTAGCTGATGATGGGAATGAAAAAAGGCAAAGGAAAGAGTAA